The nucleotide window GTAGCAGTGGGAACTTCGCTGGCGGGGGCGGCGGCCGGTTTGGTGGCCTGCGGGATTTCCGCGTTGGCCGGTGCGGCGGGCTGCGCATTCTGCGTGGGAGCGGTCGGATTAGCAAGCCCCGACATCACACCCAGATCGGTATTTGTTGCCTGCGGCGCGCCGTGGCGGCTCAGGTAGATACCCATGCCGAGGCTGAGCAGGAAGAACAGGCCGGCGAGCACGCCCGTGGCACGGGTCATGAAGCTGGACGAGCCGCGTGCACCGAAGACCGTGGCGGAAGCACCGCCGCCGAAGCCAGAGCCTGCGTCGGCGCCAGCGCCGCGCTGCATAAGGATCAGCACGATCATCGCCGCAGCGATCAGGATGTAGAAGACGCTGAAAATGACGAACATGGGTTCCCAGGAGTCCGTGCGCTCAGTGCGCTGCAGCGCAGATGGCGAGAAAATCGGTTGCGGTCAATGAAGCGCCGCCGATCAACCCCCCGTCCACGTCCGCTTGCGCGAACAATTCCGCGGCATTTGCCGCTTTGACACTTCCGCCGTAAAGCAGTCGAGTCAGACGGGCGATCATAGCATCTTCTTTTGCCAGTTGGCTACGGATGAACGCGTGGACCTCCTGGGCCTGCTCCGGCGAGGCGGTGCGACCGGTGCCGATGGCCCAGACCGGCTCATACGCGATCACGGCGGTATCGAAGCTGCCGATGCCGTTGACGGCCAGCACGGCGGCCAGCTGACGGGCGATAACCTGCTCGGTTTCGCCGGCTTCGCGCTGTTCCAGGGTTTCGCCGAGGCAGAGGATGGGGGTCAGGCCACCGGCGCGGGCGGCGGCGAACTTGCGCGCCACCAGCTCGTCGCTCTCGCCGTGATACTGGCGGCGCTCGGAGTGGCCGACCAGAGCCCACTGCGCGCCGACGTCGGCCAGCATCGCGGCGGAGACTTCACCCGTGTAGGCGCCCTGCCCCTCGTGCTCGCTGACGTCCTGGCCGCCGATGGCGACACCGGAGCTGGCATGGGCATCGCTGAGGCCCGCGATGTAGGGGAACGGCGGAAAGACGGCCACGTCGACGTCGGCAGGCTTGCCGGCCACGATCTCGACGACCAGCGCCTGCGCCATCGAGCGGCTGCCGTGCATCTTCCAGTTTCCGGCGACGAGCTTTCTGCGCATGGCGACTTCCTTGGGTTCGTTCCAAAGCGCGAGAGCTTAGCGAACCCGGCGGAAATCCGGAATCCGCTGGCGCGAAGCGTTGCCGCTAGGCAAGATCGACGGACCGCCCACTTTTGTGCACAACACCATGACTCCTGCTCGTCCTACGTCGCTGATTACAGGCGCTTCTGCTGGCATTGGCGCTGCGTTTGCACGCGATCTCGCCAAACGCGGACATGACTTGATCCTGACCGCGCGTCGCGCGGATCGCCTGGAAGCGCTGGCGACGGAGCTGCGTGACGCGCATGGCGGCAAGGTCACGATCCTGCCTTGCGATCTTGCCAATCCGGATGCGTCGGAGAAGCTTTGTGCGGATATTGAGGCGCTCGGCCTGCATGTCGACTGGCTGGTGAACAATGCCGGTTATGGCGTGCCCGGCACCTTCGAGGCCAATGCCTGGCAAACGCATGCGGACTTTATCCAGGTGCTGATGACGGCGCCCGCGGAACTGGCCTGGCGCCTGCTGCCGGGCATGCGCGAGCGCCGCTATGGCCGGATCATCAACGTCGCTTCGCTGGCCGGGCATGTGCCGGGCTCGGCGGGACATACGTTGTATGCGGCATCCAAGGCTTACCTGATCAAGTTCTCGCAGTCACTGGCGCTGGAAAACCAGATGCTCGGCGTGCACGTCTGCGCGCTCTGCCCGGGCTTTACGTGGTCCGAGTTCCACGATGTCACCGGCACGCGCGAACTGATGAACAAGCTGCCGGGCTTCATGTGGCAGACGGCCGAGGTGGTCGTGAGCGAAGGCGTCGAAGCGGTTGAGCGTGGCGAGATCGTGCATGTCACGGGCTCGGTGAATCGTTTCATCAAGGCCTTGATGAAGTTGCTGCCGGATCGGCTGACGCTGTGGCTGTCGGCGCGGGAATCGCGGCGGTATCGGCAGCTGGAAGCCGCGCCGTAACGAAAAACGGCCTGATTGCTCAGGCCGTTTCATTTGCACGTTGCCCAGTTTCTCGCGAACGTCAGATCAGCTTGATCTCACGCAGGCGCTCGAGCAGGTACTCGTGCGAGGTGATGGAGGTGTCGTAGCGGCTCGGGTTGTCCGGGGTGATGCACTCGGCGACCGGGTCGAGGACGACGTCGGGGTTCGGGTGCAGGAAGTACGGGACCGAGTAGCGCGGCTTGCGGGCGTTGTCGTTCTGCGGGTTCACCACGCGGTGGGTGGTGGACGGGTACACGTGGTTGGTGAGGCGCTGCAGCATGTCGCCGATGTTCACCACGATGGCGTCGCCTTCGGTGGTGATCGGCAGCCAGTCGCCTTCGCGCGTCAGCACTTCCAGACCTTCGGCGCTGGCACCGACGAGCAGCGTGATGAAGTTGATGTCTTCATGCGCGCCGGCGCGAACGTTCGGGACGTTTTCTTCGGTGATCGGCGGGTAGTGGATCGGACGCAGGATCGAGTTGCCCTGGTCGGTCTTGTCCTGGAAGTAGTTCTCCGGGAGGTTGATGTGCAGGGCCAGGGCGCGCAGCACGCGCGAGCCGAGCTGGTCCAGCGCATCGAACAGGCCGTAGCCGTACTTTTCGAACTGGGGCACTTCCTTCGGCCACACGTTCGGCGCCATCACGTCCGCGAAGCGCGAATCGCGCGGGATTTCGCGACCGACGTGCCAGAACTCCTTGAGGTCGGCGTACTTGCTGTCCTTGGCGGTTTCGACCTTGAACGGCGTGTAGCCTCGCGCGCCGCCGGTGCCCTTGAGGTGGTACTGGAGCTTGGTTTCGGCAGGCAGGGCGAAGAATGTCTGGAAAGCCTCGTAGGCGCCGTCGATCAGTTCGCGCGGGATGCCGTGGCCGGAGATGCAGCAGAAGCCATATTCACGGTAGGCGGCGCCGATTTCGGCGACAAAAGCGTCGCGATCAGTCTCGTAACGACGGATGTCGAGGGTAGGTACTTTTTTCATTGTCGTGATCCAGGTTGGCGTGCGGTCGATTCGATTCCGTCACCGCAGGGGCGGGCACGTCGGGCCATTCCATGGCGACCTGGGTAGAAGCCTCTTCTACCGGTTCACGAGCGTTCGGCGACGGATTTTACGACGTCTGCCAGGGTTTCTGCCACGTGCCGCACTTCGGCCTCGTCGGCCGCCTCCACCGTCACGCGCACCAGGGGCTCGGTGCCGGAGGCCCGCAACACCACGCGGCCACGGCCTTCGAGGGTCTTTTCGGCGTGGGCCAGGGCCTGTTTCACTTCGTCGCTTTGCAGGGATTCCCGGGCACCGTCGGCCCGGACGTTGATCATCAGCTGGGGCATTTTGTGAAGGCCCTTGCGGGCGTCGGCCAGATCCCGGCCGTTGAGCGCCTCCATCACGGCCAGGGCCGACACGATGCCGTCGCCGGTGGTGGCGCGATCCAGGCACAGGATGTGGCCGGACGTCTCACCGCCGAGCAGGCCGCCGAACTGCTTGAGCTGCTGCATGACGTAGCGGTCGCCGACATTGGCGCGGATGAACTCCACGCCCAGCTCGCCCAGCACCTTCTGCAGGCCGTAGTTGCTCATCAGGGTGCCGACGACGGGACCGGTGAGGCGCCCCTGCTCCAGCCAGCTGAGCGCGATGACGTACATCAGGTCGTCGCCGTCGGCGATCTCGCCGTTGCGGTCGACCATCTGCACGCGATCGCCATCGCCGTCGAAGGCAATACCCAGGTCCGCGCGATGCTCCAGCACCGCTTCGCGCAGCGCCTGCGGATGGGTGGAACCGACGTTGCGGTTGATGTTGAAGCCATCGGGCTTGTCGCCGATGGCGATCACCTCGGCACCCAACTCACGGAATACCTTGGGCGCCACCTGATACGTGGCGCCGTTCGCGCAGTCGAGCACGATGCGCGCGCCGTTGAGGCTGAAATGCTCGTCGACGGTGGCCTTGCAGAATTCGGTGTAGCGCGTCACCGCATCGTCGATTCGGATGGCCTTGCCGAGTTTTTCCGAGGAGACGGTGGTGAATTCCGCATCGAGCTCGATCTCGATCGCGTGCTCCAGCTCGTCGGACAGCTTTTCGCCCGAGGCCGAGAAGAACTTGATGCCGTTGTCCTGGTGCGGGTTATGCGAGGCGCTGATGACGATGCCGGCCTGCGCGCGCAGCGAGCGCGTGAGGAAGGCCACGGCCGGGGTCGGCATGGGGCCGAGCAGCCCGACGTCGACGCCCGCGGCCACGAGGCCCGCTTCAAGCGCGGATTCGAACATGTAGCCTGACACGCGGGTGTCCTTGCCGATCAGCACCTTCGGGCGCTTGCCTTCCCGCGCGAGTGCCACACCGGCAGCGCGGCCGAGTCGCAGCATGAAATCCGCGCTGATCGGCCATTGACCGACGGGACCGCGAATGCCATCCGTGCCGAAGTACTTGCGTGCCGTCATCTTGATACGTCCTTTTCGAGCCGCGCCAATGCGCGGGCTGTCTTATTCGTCGTCGGGCCAGCGCGGCATGGCGGGACGGTCGTCGCGGCGCGGTGCCGCATCGCCTTTCGCCACGGCTTGCCATACGGCCAACGCATCTACGGTGGCGGCCACATCGTGTACACGCACGATGCGTGCGCCGCGTTGCACCGCAATCATCGCCGCAGCCACCGAGCCGGCGGCGCGATCCTGCGGCGCCTTGCGCCCGGTGATCTCGCCGATCATTGATTTGCGCGAGAGACCGATATACACGCCGCTGCCAAGATTCGCGAAGCGTTCGGTCGCGCGCAGCAGCGCGAGGTTGTGTTCGAGGTTCTTGCCGAAGCCGAAGCCCGGGTCGACCATCACCTGCCGCTTGTCGATACCCGCCAGTTCGCAGGCAAACAGGCGATCGGTGAGGAAGCGATGCACGTCGCCTACCACGTCGTCGTAATGAGGCTCGTCCTGCATGCTGCGCGGCTCACCCTGCATGTGCATGAGGCACACGGCCACGCGAAGTTCCGCCACGGCATCGAGCGCGCCTTCGCGGCGCAGCGCATAGACGTCGTTGATCATGCCCGCGCCCGCGGCCACGGCAGCGCGCATGACTTCGGGCTTGGACGTGTCCACGGCAATGGGCAGCGTCGTGCGCGCGGCCAGCTGTTCAATGACCGGGATGACGCGGCGCAACTCATCCTCGACCGACACATCCGCGGCGCCGGGCCGGGTCGACTCGCCACCAACGTCGAGCATGTCCGCGCCCTCCTCCGCCAGCTTCAGGCCGTGGGCCACGGCCGCTTCGGTGGTGGCGTGGCTGCCGCCGTCGGAGAAGGAGTCAGGCGTGACATTGACGATGCCGACTACACGCGCGCGATCGAGGCGGAGCGGACGGCCGGCGCAGTCAAGAACGGGCGCGAACAGATCGACGGACATGCCGGATTCCCTTGTTGTAACGAGCGTGCCGAAGCGAGCTCAACCAGCGCCGCCGAGGGCGCCCATGTACTGGCGGTAATAGCGCAATTCGTCGATCGAGTCGCGAATGTCGGACAGCGCCGTATGCGCCGATTCCTTGCTGAAACCCTTGCCGATGCTCGGCGACCATCGGCGCGACAGCTCCTTGAGCGTCGATACGTCGAGGTTGCGGTAATGGAAGAAGCGCTCCAGGCGCGACATCTGGCGATGCAGGAAGCGGCGATCCTGGCAGATCGAATTGCCGCACATCGGCGACTTGCCCGGTCCTACCCACTGCTTGAGGAATTCCAGCGTGGCCTGCTCGGCGATCGCGTGATCGTCGGTCGAGGCCAGCACCTGATCCCACAGGCCGGACTTGCGGTGCTGGTTGCGATTCCATGCGTCCATCGCTTCAAGCTGCTCCAGCGTGTGCCGGATGGCGAACACGGGGCCTTCGGCCAGGATGTTCAGATCCTTGTCGGTCACGATGGTGGCGATTTCGAGAACGGAATCGTTGTCGGTATCCAGACCGGTCATTTCCAGGTCGATCCAGATTAGATTGTCGTCGTTCGCTTGGCTCATGCGCCCTCCTGGCGGCGGAGTCTAGCAGCAGCGCCCCTTACATGAGGCCGACGGGCGTCATAGTCCGTTTGTCGTGCGATCATCAGGCCCATGCAGACTTTCTTCTGGCACGACTACGAAACCAGCGGCGCTGACCCCTGGCGCGACCGCCCCCTGCAGTTCGCGGGCATCCGTACCGACATGGACCTGCAGATCATCGGCGAGCCCGTGATGTTCTACGGCAAGCCGCCCCGCGAGATGCCGCCCCACCCGGAAGCCTGCCTGATCACGGGCATTACGCCCCAGCGGGCCGAGCGTGAAGGCCTGATCGAAGCGGATTTTGCCGCGCGCGTGCACGAGCAGCTGGGTGCCCCGGGCACCTGCGGCGTGGGCTACAACTCGCTGCGCTTCGACGATGAAATCACCCGCCAGATGCTGTACCGCAATTTCTTCGACCCCTACGGGCGCGAATGGGAGAACGGCAATTCGCGCTGGGACCTGATCGACCTGGTGCGCATGTGCCAGGCCCTGCGCCCGGAAGGCATCCATTGGCCCATGCGTGAAGACGGCACGCCCAGCTTCAAGCTGGAGCACCTTGCGAGCGCGAACCAGCTCACGCAGGAACGCGCGCACGACGCGCTTTCCG belongs to Dyella terrae and includes:
- the tpiA gene encoding triose-phosphate isomerase, with the protein product MRRKLVAGNWKMHGSRSMAQALVVEIVAGKPADVDVAVFPPFPYIAGLSDAHASSGVAIGGQDVSEHEGQGAYTGEVSAAMLADVGAQWALVGHSERRQYHGESDELVARKFAAARAGGLTPILCLGETLEQREAGETEQVIARQLAAVLAVNGIGSFDTAVIAYEPVWAIGTGRTASPEQAQEVHAFIRSQLAKEDAMIARLTRLLYGGSVKAANAAELFAQADVDGGLIGGASLTATDFLAICAAAH
- a CDS encoding SDR family NAD(P)-dependent oxidoreductase; this translates as MTPARPTSLITGASAGIGAAFARDLAKRGHDLILTARRADRLEALATELRDAHGGKVTILPCDLANPDASEKLCADIEALGLHVDWLVNNAGYGVPGTFEANAWQTHADFIQVLMTAPAELAWRLLPGMRERRYGRIINVASLAGHVPGSAGHTLYAASKAYLIKFSQSLALENQMLGVHVCALCPGFTWSEFHDVTGTRELMNKLPGFMWQTAEVVVSEGVEAVERGEIVHVTGSVNRFIKALMKLLPDRLTLWLSARESRRYRQLEAAP
- the orn gene encoding oligoribonuclease — encoded protein: MSQANDDNLIWIDLEMTGLDTDNDSVLEIATIVTDKDLNILAEGPVFAIRHTLEQLEAMDAWNRNQHRKSGLWDQVLASTDDHAIAEQATLEFLKQWVGPGKSPMCGNSICQDRRFLHRQMSRLERFFHYRNLDVSTLKELSRRWSPSIGKGFSKESAHTALSDIRDSIDELRYYRQYMGALGGAG
- the secG gene encoding preprotein translocase subunit SecG, with the translated sequence MFVIFSVFYILIAAAMIVLILMQRGAGADAGSGFGGGASATVFGARGSSSFMTRATGVLAGLFFLLSLGMGIYLSRHGAPQATNTDLGVMSGLANPTAPTQNAQPAAPANAEIPQATKPAAAPASEVPTATQQPATTNGDVPAATEPAKK
- the glmM gene encoding phosphoglucosamine mutase, giving the protein MTARKYFGTDGIRGPVGQWPISADFMLRLGRAAGVALAREGKRPKVLIGKDTRVSGYMFESALEAGLVAAGVDVGLLGPMPTPAVAFLTRSLRAQAGIVISASHNPHQDNGIKFFSASGEKLSDELEHAIEIELDAEFTTVSSEKLGKAIRIDDAVTRYTEFCKATVDEHFSLNGARIVLDCANGATYQVAPKVFRELGAEVIAIGDKPDGFNINRNVGSTHPQALREAVLEHRADLGIAFDGDGDRVQMVDRNGEIADGDDLMYVIALSWLEQGRLTGPVVGTLMSNYGLQKVLGELGVEFIRANVGDRYVMQQLKQFGGLLGGETSGHILCLDRATTGDGIVSALAVMEALNGRDLADARKGLHKMPQLMINVRADGARESLQSDEVKQALAHAEKTLEGRGRVVLRASGTEPLVRVTVEAADEAEVRHVAETLADVVKSVAERS
- the folP gene encoding dihydropteroate synthase; its protein translation is MSVDLFAPVLDCAGRPLRLDRARVVGIVNVTPDSFSDGGSHATTEAAVAHGLKLAEEGADMLDVGGESTRPGAADVSVEDELRRVIPVIEQLAARTTLPIAVDTSKPEVMRAAVAAGAGMINDVYALRREGALDAVAELRVAVCLMHMQGEPRSMQDEPHYDDVVGDVHRFLTDRLFACELAGIDKRQVMVDPGFGFGKNLEHNLALLRATERFANLGSGVYIGLSRKSMIGEITGRKAPQDRAAGSVAAAMIAVQRGARIVRVHDVAATVDALAVWQAVAKGDAAPRRDDRPAMPRWPDDE
- a CDS encoding isopenicillin N synthase family dioxygenase, whose translation is MKKVPTLDIRRYETDRDAFVAEIGAAYREYGFCCISGHGIPRELIDGAYEAFQTFFALPAETKLQYHLKGTGGARGYTPFKVETAKDSKYADLKEFWHVGREIPRDSRFADVMAPNVWPKEVPQFEKYGYGLFDALDQLGSRVLRALALHINLPENYFQDKTDQGNSILRPIHYPPITEENVPNVRAGAHEDINFITLLVGASAEGLEVLTREGDWLPITTEGDAIVVNIGDMLQRLTNHVYPSTTHRVVNPQNDNARKPRYSVPYFLHPNPDVVLDPVAECITPDNPSRYDTSITSHEYLLERLREIKLI